Proteins encoded together in one Musa acuminata AAA Group cultivar baxijiao chromosome BXJ3-6, Cavendish_Baxijiao_AAA, whole genome shotgun sequence window:
- the LOC135586955 gene encoding cyclin-dependent kinase B2-1-like has product MATTVRQQQQSRAMDAYEKLEKVGEGTYGKVYKAREKATGKIVALKKTRLPEDDEGVPPTTLREVSLLRMLSVDPHVVRLLDLKQDKNKDGQTILYLVFEYMDTDLKKYIRSFRQNHEQIPPETVKILMYQLCKGIAFCHGRGVLHRDLKPHNLLMDRKTMMLKIADLGLSRAFTIPLKKYTHEILTLWYRAPEVLLGATHYSTPIDMWSIGCIFAELITTQALFAGDSELQQLLHIFRLLGTPNDVIWPGVSKLPNWHEYPQWSPKSLSSTVPNLDDNGLDLLSKMLQYEPSKRISAKKAMEHPYFDDVNKAYY; this is encoded by the exons atggcgaCAACggtgcggcagcagcagcagagtcGGGCGATGGACGCGTACGAGAAGCTGGAGAAGGTTGGGGAAGGGACGTACGGGAAGGTGTACAAGGCCAGGGAGAAGGCCACCGGCAAGATCGTCGCCCTCAAGAAGACCCGCCTGCCCGAGGACGACGAGGGCGTCCCCCCCACCACCCTCCGCGAGGTCTCCCTCCTCCGCATGCTCTCCGTCGACCCCCACGTCGTCAG ATTGTTGGATCTCAAACAAGATAAGAACAAAGACGGGCAAACCATTCTGTATCTCGTCTTTGAGTACATGGACACCGATCTCAAGAAATACATCAGAAGCTTCCGTCAGAACCATGAACAGATTCCGCCCGAAACTGTGAAG ATTCTGATGTATCAACTATGTAAAGGAATTGCGTTCTGTCATGGGCGTGGGGTGCTGCACAG AGATCTGAAGCCTCATAATCTCTTGATGGATCGAAAGACTATGATGTTAAAAATCGCAGACCTTGGACTTAGTAGAGCATTCACTATTCCTCTCAAGAAATATACTCATGAG ATCCTGACTCTTTGGTATCGAGCTCCAGAGGTGCTCCTTGGGGCCACACACTATTCAACACCGATCGATATGTGGTCAATCGGCTGTATTTTTG CTGAACTAATTACAACCCAAGCACTTTTTGCTGGCGACTCTGAACTGCAGCAGCTTCTTCATATTTTCAG GTTACTGGGTACTCCAAATGATGTAATTTGGCCTGGTGTAAGCAAATTGCCTAATTGGCACGAGTATCCTCAGTGGAGCCCCAAGAGTTTGTCATCTACTGTTCCTAATCTGGATGATAATGGATTGGATCTACTCTCG AAGATGTTGCAGTATGAGCCTTCAAAGCGGATTTCAGCAAAGAAAGCTATGGAACACCCATACTTTGATGATGTAAACAAGGCATATTACTGA
- the LOC135639690 gene encoding uncharacterized protein LOC135639690, with translation MRRRPLSLSLSRSLRVFLPIISPLVLYFGTHSPLSLPPAETCLRRRKIRYMKPLKIEEMVAKKLALWHTTTFRPIITHDELEPIMASAGFVPLPVTAAPPSSPQGAQQTPLAWREYASRSEAACRGRERGRGRGRGRRSLVAPPRPRLPYPRIDGLHLMAYKAFLLALEFYLGPTFVPDLFHVRTMSLTRVHDRVFEKAYRPMKDCEMDEEGIVVYREGTLDCQTRMVCSQYSSDDVDDTRSCTDNSIERKRDCTDDVDNAADLSCLVPLKDLFPSRDKSTS, from the exons ATGAGAAggcgccctctctctctctctctctctcgttctctccGCGTGTTTCTTCCTATTATATCCCCCTTGGTTCTTTATTTCGGTACCCACTCTCCCCTCTCCCTTCCACCTGCCGAGACCTGTTTACGGCGGAGGAAGATACGATATATGAAGCCGCTCAAGATAGAGGAGATGGTGGCGAAGAAGCTGGCGCTGTGGCACACCACGACGTTCCGGCCCATCATCACCCACGACGAGCTGGAGCCCATCATGGCCTCCGCCGGCTTCGTCCCGCTCCCCGTGACGGCGGCTCCTCCGTCGTCGCCCCAGGGGGCGCAGCAGACGCCGTTGGCGTGGAGGGAGTACGCGTCCCGGTCGGAGGCGGCGTGCcgagggagggagagagggagagggagagggagagggaggaggagtctGGTGGCGCCGCCCCGGCCGCGGCTGCCGTACCCTCGGATCGACGGCCTCCACCTGATGGCGTATAAGGCTTTCCTTCTGGCCCTCGAGTTCTACCTCGGCCCCACCTTCGTCCCCGACCTCTTCCACGTCAG GACGATGTCGCTAACGAGAGTGCATGACCGGGTGTTTGAGAAAGCTTATCGCCCCATGAAGGACTGCGAGATGGATGAGGAAGGAATCGTCGTGTACCGGGAAGGAACGCTGGACTGCCAAACGAGGATGGTTTGCAGTCAGTACAGCAGCGATGATGTCGACGACACCCGCAGCTGTACGGATAACTCCATAGAAAGGAAGAGAGATTGTACCGATGATGTTGATAATGCTGCCGACTTATCTTGTTTGGTTCCGCTGAAGGATCTATTCCCAAGTAGGGATAAGAGCACAAGTTGA
- the LOC135639595 gene encoding splicing factor U2af small subunit B-like: MAEHLASIFGTEKDRVNCPFYFKIGACRHGDRCSRLHNRPTISPTILLSNMYQRPDMITPGVDAQGQPIDPRKIQEHFEDFYEDIFEELGKFGEIENLNVCDNLADHMIGNVYVQYREEDQASAAMRALQGRFYSGRPIIVDFSPVTDFREATCRQYEENSCNRGGYCNFMHVKQIGRELRRKLFGRYRRPNTRRSRSRSHSPSPYYKRGSRDHGDYRDRGDHRDNGRRSGDGHGSHDRDGGRRRHGSPKRTKSPIREGSEERRARIEQWNREREEKHG, translated from the coding sequence ATGGCTGAACATTTGGCTTCGATCTTTGGCACGGAAAAGGACAGAGTCAACTGCCCCTTCTACTTCAAGATTGGGGCTTGTCGCCATGGGGATCGATGCTCCCGCCTCCACAACCGTCCCACGATATCACCGACCATTCTCCTCTCTAATATGTATCAGCGCCCAGACATGATCACTCCAGGTGTCGATGCTCAGGGCCAGCCGATTGACCCTCGGAAGATACAAGAGCACTTTGAGGACTTCTATGAAGACATCTTTGAGGAGCTTGGCAAGTTTGGCGAGATTGAGAACCTTAATGTTTGTGACAACCTTGCTGATCATATGATTGGGAATGTCTATGTTCAATATAGAGAAGAGGACCAAGCATCTGCTGCTATGAGGGCCCTGCAGGGCAGGTTTTACTCGGGGCGCCCTATAATTGTGGACTTTTCTCCTGTCACAGACTTTAGAGAAGCCACATGCCGACAGTATGAGGAGAATAGTTGCAACCGTGGTGGATACTGCAATTTCATGCATGTGAAGCAGATTGGTAGGGAGCTCCGGAGGAAACTATTTGGGCGGTACAGGAGGCCCAACACACGAAGAAGTCGAAGTCGCAGTCACAGTCCTAGCCCATATTATAAAAGGGGATCCCGTGATCATGGTGATTATCGTGACCGTGGTGACCATCGGGACAATGGGCGGAGGAGTGGTGATGGACATGGAAGCCATGATAGAGATGGGGGAAGGCGGCGGCATGGAAGTCCAAAACGTACAAAGAGCCCGATAAGGGAAGGAAGCGAGGAACGGAGAGCTAGGATTGAGCAATGGAACCGGGAAAGAGAAGAGAAGCATGGATGA
- the LOC135640007 gene encoding delta(12)-acyl-lipid-desaturase-like, producing the protein MTEMKRTEEKRPLRRSPTEKPPFTLSQIKKAIPPHCFDRSLLRSFSYVVLDLLFAALFLYFAVAIIPKLPPGLVLAAWPLYWILQGCVLTGVWVIAHECGHHAFSDNSLLDDVVGLVLHSVLLVPYFSWKYSHRRHHSNTGSIDRDEVFVPKPKSAVPWFTKYLNNPPGRVLTLAITLTLGWPLYLAFNVSGRPYPRFACHFDPYGPIFSDRERSQVVISDAGLMAVSYVLYRIAAGYGFWWLVRVYGVPLLIVNGWLVLITYLQHTHPSLPHYDSGEWDWMRGALATVDRDYGLLNKVFHNITDTHVAHHLFSTMPHYHAMEATQAIKPVLGEYYQFDGTPLLKAMWREAQECIYVEPDEGSRKKGVFWYRNKL; encoded by the coding sequence ATGACGGAAATGAAACGGACAGAGGAGAAGCGCCCCCTCCGGCGCTCACCCACCGAGAAGCCCCCCTTCACCCTGAGCCAGATCAAGAAGGCCATTCCCCCTCACTGCTTCGACCGCTCCCTGCTCCGCTCCTTTTCCTACGTCGTCCTCGACCTGCTCTTCGCAGCACTCTTTCTCTACTTCGCAGTGGCAATCATCCCAAAGCTTCCGCCCGGACTCGTCCTCGCTGCCTGGCCACTCTACTGGATCCTGCAGGGCTGCGTCCTCACCGGCGTGTGGGTCATTGCCCACGAGTGCGGCCACCACGCCTTCTCCGACAACTCCCTACTCGACGACGTGGTCGGCCTCGTCCTCCACTCCGTCCTCCTCGTTCCCTACTTCTCCTGGAAGTACAGCCACCGCCGGCACCACTCCAACACCGGCTCCATCGACCGCGACGAGGTCTTCGTCCCCAAGCCCAAGTCCGCCGTCCCATGGTTCACCAAGTACCTCAACAACCCGCCCGGCCGCGTCCTCACCCTAGCCATCACCCTCACCCTCGGCTGGCCTCTGTACCTCGCCTTCAACGTCTCTGGCCGTCCTTACCCCCGCTTCGCCTGCCACTTCGACCCCTACGGGCCTATCTTCTCGGACCGGGAGCGATCCCAGGTCGTCATCTCCGACGCCGGTCTGATGGCGGTATCGTACGTCCTCTACCGCATCGCCGCCGGCTACGGCTTCTGGTGGCTGGTCCGGGTGTACGGCGTGCCGCTTCTGATCGTGAACGGGTGGTTAGTCCTCATTACCTACCTGCAGCACACGCACCCGTCGCTGCCCCACTACGACTCCGGCGAGTGGGACTGGATGCGGGGGGCGCTGGCGACGGTGGACAGGGACTACGGGCTGCTGAACAAGGTGTTCCACAATATCACCGACACCCACGTCGCCCACCACCTCTTCTCGACGATGCCACACTACCACGCCATGGAGGCGACGCAGGCCATCAAGCCGGTGCTGGGGGAGTACTACCAGTTCGACGGCACGCCGCTGCTGAAGGCCATGTGGAGGGAGGCGCAGGAGTGCATCTACGTGGAGCCAGACGAGGGGAGCAGGAAGAAGGGGGTCTTTTGGTATCGAAACAAGCTGTAG